GTGCCTTGTATGTGAAAACTATTCTGGCAATTCGTAACCACTTGATCCAGCAGTAAATTATTTGCTGATAACATGCTGATTTCGTGATAGCCATCGGTCTGCTGCGCGGGTGGTTTTTTCATGTTTCTCTGGCAGGGAGGGGAAGATCCCTCCCTTGCTTGTTTGACCGACAGCTAAGGGAGAGCGGTTCTCCTGCTTTGCCGCGCATTTCCTGCCTTTTGCAACGCCTGAGTGTTGTAGCAGCGGTAATCGCCTGAGATGAGGTTGCCCCATGGAGCAACAAGACCCTGGAGTACTGATTTCCTTTGAAGGGATTGAAGGGTGTGGCAAGTCCACCCAGATAACGCTAGCGGCCGACTATCTGCAAGGGCAAGGGGTTGATGTGCTCCTGACCCGGGAGCCGGGGGCTTCAGTGATTGGAGCCGAAATCCGCCGTCTTCTCCTGTCTCCGGAATTTTCTCCCGAAGTCATGACCGAACTGTTTCTCTATCTGGCCGATCGCCGGGAGCATGTGATGAAGGTGGTCAGACCTCATTTGGAGCGCGGCGGTCTGGTGCTGATTGACCGCTACATTGATTCCACGTGGGTGTATCAGGGCTATGCCCGCAGTGGAGATTGTGACCTGATTGAAAAACTTAATGGCCTGGTTACTGAAGGCCTCGAACCACAATGCACCATCCTCTTCGATTGCCCGCCGGAAATGGGGATGCAGCGGGCCAGAGAGCGTAACCGGGTTGCCGGGATACAAGGGGCGGAGGATCGTTTTGACCAGTTGGCATTGGATTTTCATCAACGGGTGCGGGCCGGATTCATGGTGCTGGCCCGCCGGCATGCCGATCGTTTCAGGATCCTTGATGGCAGTCGGCCGATTCGGGATCTTCATCTCCGGGTGAAAACTATCCTGCAGGAGTTCCATGTCTTTTCGTGATGTTTTAGGCCAGTCTCTGGCTGTCTCCCGGTTGCAGGGTATGATCATGGCCGGTACTCTGCCGGCTGCCCTGCTGCTGACCGGAATGGAGGGGGTCGGTAAATGTTTCACCGCTTTCCAGGTGGCCAAGGCATTGAACTGCAGCCATGGTCACGGAGATGCCTGTGATGCTTGTGCCGATTGCGGCCAGATCAGCCGTCGGGTACATCCTGATGTCATGCTGGTGGCGGCGGAAAAAAATCAGATTAAAATCGACCAGATTCGGGAACTGCAGGGTTATCTCGGCTATGCTCCTTTAAGCGGCAGCTGGAAGGTGGCTATCATTGAAGATGTCCATTTGCTGAATACTGCCGCTGCCAACGCTCTCCTGAAAACCCTTGAGGAACCGCCTGATCAGAGCCTGATCATGCTGGTAACCCATCTGCCGCAGGTTTTGCTGCCCACCGTCCTTTCGCGTTGTGTGGTGATTCCTTTTCTGCCATTGTCAGCCAAAGATCTTGGACATATTGTGCAGCGTCTGGTGGGTGATGCTCTGAGTGGACCACAACAGTTGGCACAGGCCATTGCTTTAGGCGGCGGCAGCGTCTCCCGTTCCCTTTTTTTCCTTGAGGACAACCGGCTTCAGTGGCGTGATGAACTGCTTTTCCGCTTATGTTCTTTAACGCCGGAACGGCTGGATGAACTGTTTTCCTTGGCCGAGGAGCTGAGCCAGAAATCGGCCGAAGCCGAGCATGCCTGGTATGTGATCGATACCTTTATTCGCGACGCTTTACTGTTGGCTGCCTGCCGTTCAGCTGCCGATCTTTTCCATGTCGGGCATGAAAAGGCCATGAAAGACCTGCTTCAAAAGATTAAACCTGATGACTTGCTTGCCTGGCGGGACGAGCTTATTCGCTTGCAAAGCAACCGCCTTTTCAATATAAATGTCAGACTGGCTTGGGAGGCATTGCTGCTGCAGTTTGTTGGGCAGCAGGTTTCAGGCTGCGTGTGAAAACTATAAACCCTGTTATGCCAGCGTGGCTGGTGCTGTCGGGGATGACGAACGAGGGATAGTGTGAAACGGTTTGCCGGTATAAGTATTCGCGGTTCGAGGAAAATTTATTATTTTGAAGCTGGTGCGCTTCACCTTGAGATTGGCAATGATGTTATTGTTGAAACCGAACGGGGTGTCAATATTGGCAAGGTGATGGTTCTGCCGATCCATACGCTGCCTAAAAAAGCCATGGGCCACAAGGGTGAGGTGAAAAAGGTGATCCGGCTAGCCCGGGAGGATGATTTTGAAAAACTGGCCGAGCACCAGTTGAAAGAAAAAGCAGCCCTTGCTCTCTGTAATGAGTTTGTTAAAGAGCATGACCTGGAAA
The DNA window shown above is from Candidatus Anaeroferrophillus wilburensis and carries:
- the holB gene encoding DNA polymerase III subunit delta' — encoded protein: MSFRDVLGQSLAVSRLQGMIMAGTLPAALLLTGMEGVGKCFTAFQVAKALNCSHGHGDACDACADCGQISRRVHPDVMLVAAEKNQIKIDQIRELQGYLGYAPLSGSWKVAIIEDVHLLNTAAANALLKTLEEPPDQSLIMLVTHLPQVLLPTVLSRCVVIPFLPLSAKDLGHIVQRLVGDALSGPQQLAQAIALGGGSVSRSLFFLEDNRLQWRDELLFRLCSLTPERLDELFSLAEELSQKSAEAEHAWYVIDTFIRDALLLAACRSAADLFHVGHEKAMKDLLQKIKPDDLLAWRDELIRLQSNRLFNINVRLAWEALLLQFVGQQVSGCV
- the tmk gene encoding dTMP kinase, yielding MEQQDPGVLISFEGIEGCGKSTQITLAADYLQGQGVDVLLTREPGASVIGAEIRRLLLSPEFSPEVMTELFLYLADRREHVMKVVRPHLERGGLVLIDRYIDSTWVYQGYARSGDCDLIEKLNGLVTEGLEPQCTILFDCPPEMGMQRARERNRVAGIQGAEDRFDQLALDFHQRVRAGFMVLARRHADRFRILDGSRPIRDLHLRVKTILQEFHVFS